Proteins from a genomic interval of Mustela lutreola isolate mMusLut2 chromosome 4, mMusLut2.pri, whole genome shotgun sequence:
- the LOC131829031 gene encoding LOW QUALITY PROTEIN: splicing factor, proline- and glutamine-rich-like (The sequence of the model RefSeq protein was modified relative to this genomic sequence to represent the inferred CDS: inserted 2 bases in 1 codon; deleted 2 bases in 2 codons) produces MRWQLKRQRLLWWRLLRPWLLLLLMRRRRPRRPPQLPLPAAGHGPQSEPRTHGARPWPGWPQAPIPPPHQQQQQPRTQQPPPQQPLPLQLPPHQPPPPQDSSKPVVPQGPGPAPGVGSAPLALGAAPPATPPTXTGPGPTPTPPPAVILAPPGAPPPAPPSSGVPTTPPQTGGPGPGPKQGPGPGGRKGGKMPGGPKPGGHPGLSTPGGHPKPPHGGGGEPRGGRQHHLPYHQQHHQGPPPGGPGGCSEEKISDSEGFKANLSLLRRPGEKTYTQRCRLFVGNLPADITEDEFKRLFAKYGEPGDVFINKGKGFGFIKLESRALAEIAKAELDDTPMRGRQLRVRFATHAAALSVRNLSPYVSNELLEEAFSQFGPIERAVVIVDDRGRSTGKGIVEFASKPAAGKAFERCSEGVFLLTTTPRPVIVGPLEQLDDEDGLPEQLAQKNPMYQKERETPPRFAQHGTFEYEYSQRWKSLDEMEKQQREQVEKNMKDAKDKLESEMEDAYHEHQANLLRQDLMRRQEELRRMEELHNQEMQKRKEMQLRQEEERRRREEEMMIRQREMEEQMRRQIEESYSRMGYMDPRERDMRMGGGGAMNMGDPYGSGGQKFPPLGGGGGIGYEANPGVPPATMSGSMMGSDMRIERFGQGGAGPVGGQGPRGMGPGTPAGYGRGREEYEGPNKKPRF; encoded by the exons GAGGCGGCGGCCACGGCGGCCTCCACAACTTCCGCTCCCCGCCGCCGGGCATGGGCCTCAATCAGAACCGCGGACCCATGGGGCCCGGCCCTGGCCAGGGTGGCCCCAAGCCCCCATCCCGCCACCGcatcagcaacagcagcagccacGGACGCAACAGCCGCCACCACAGCAGCCGCTGCCGCTTCAGCTGCCACCGCATCAGCCGCCGCCGCCACAGGACTCGTCCAAGCCCGTTGTTCCTCAGGGACCCGGCCCGGCTCCCGGAGTGGGCAGCGCTCCGCTGGCCTTGGGCGCGGCACCGCCTGCCACTCCTCCGAC TACGGGGCCGGGCCCCACCCCGACCCCGCCGCCCGCTGTCATCTTGGCG CCCCCCGGGGCGCCCCCGCCCGCGCCGCCGAGCAGCGGGGTCCCCACCACCCCGCCTCAGACCGGGGGCCCAGGCCCCGGGCCTAAGCAGGGCCCAGGACCCGGAGGCCGGAAGGGCGGCAAAATGCCAGGCGGGCCGAAGCCCGGCGGTCACCCGGGCCTAAGCACTCCTGGCGGCCACCCCAAGCCACCGCACGGAGGCGGCGGGGAGCCCCGCGGAGGTCGGCAGCACCACCTACCCTACCACCAGCAGCACCACCAGGGC CCCCCGCCTGGCGGGCCAGGCGGCTGCAGCGAGGAGAAGATCTCCGACTCAGAGGGATTTAAAGCCAACTTGTCTCTCTTGAGGAGGCCTGGAGAGAAAACTTACACTCAGCGTTGTCGGTTGTTTGTTGGGAATCTACCTGCTGATATCACAGAGGATGAATTCAAAAGACTTTTCGCTAAATATGGAGAACCAGGAGACGTTTTTATCAATAAAGGCAAAGGATTTGGGTTTATTAAACTTGAATCTAGGGCATTGGCTGAAATTGCCAAAGCTGAACTTGATGATACACCCATGAGAGGTAGACAGCTTCGGGTTCGTTTTGCCACACACGCTGCCGCTCTCTCCGTTCGAAATCTTTCACCTTACGTTTCCAATGAACTGTTGGAAGAAGCCTTTAGCCAATTTGGTCCTATTGAAAGGGCTGTTGTAATTGTGGATGATCGTGGGAGATCTACAGGGAAAGGCATTGTTGAATTTGCTTCTAAACCAGCAGCAGGAAAAGCCTTTGAAAGATGCAGTGAAGGTGTTTTCTTACTGACAACAACTCCTCGTCCAGTCATTGTGGGACCACTTGAACAATTAGATGATGAAGATGGCCTTCCTGAACAACTTGCACAGAAGAATCCAATGTatcaaaaggagagagaaacaccTCCTCGTTTTGCCCAACATGGCACATTTGAGTATGAATATTCTCAGCGTTGGAAATCCCtggatgaaatggaaaaacagcaaagggaacaagttgaaaaaaacatgaaagatgCAAAAGACAAATTGGAAAGTGAAATGGAAGATGCCTATCATGAGCATCAGGCAAATCTTCTGCGTCAAGATCTGATGAGACGCCAGGAAGAATTAAGACGCATGGAAGAACTTCACAATCAAGAAATGCAGAAAcgtaaagaaatgcaactaagGCAAGAAGAAGAACGAcgtagaagggaagaagagatgatGATTCGTCAGCGTGAAATGGAAGAACAAATGAGACGCCAAATAGAGGAAAGTTATAGCCGGATGGGCTACATGGATCCAAGAGAAAGAGACATGAGAATGGGTGGTGGAGGAGCAATGAACATGGGAGATCCCTATGGTTCAGGAGGCCAGAAATTTCCACCTCTAGGTGGTGGAGGTGGCATAGGTTATGAAgctaatcctggagtcccaccaGCAACCATGAGTGGTTCCATGATGGGAAGCGATATGCGTATTGAGCGCTTTGGGCAGGGAGGTGCGGGACCTGTGGGTGGACAGGGTCCTAGAGGAATGGGGCCTGGAACTCCAGCAGGAtatggtagagggagagaagagtatGAAGGCCCAAACAAAAAGCCCCGATTTTAG